Proteins encoded within one genomic window of Bemisia tabaci chromosome 2, PGI_BMITA_v3:
- the LOC109041853 gene encoding stress-associated endoplasmic reticulum protein 2, which produces MAPKQRMRIANEKASKNVTQRGNVPKSSKPLDDKYPVGPWLLALFVFVVCGSAIFQIIQSIRQA; this is translated from the exons aTGGCTCCCAAACAAAGGATGCGTATCGCCAACGAGAAGGCCAGCAAAAACGTCACCCAGCGAGGAAATGTACCCAAATCATCT AAACCTTTGGATGACAAATATCCAGTCGGACCTTGGTTACTAGCACTATTTGTATTCGTTGTTTGTGGCTCAG CTATCTTTCAAATAATTCAAAGTATCAGGCAAGCGTAA